TATTGTAAGACAGAAACCTTATTTGTGAGTATTATCTATCTATACTTCTATCAGTATCCCTTCCTAGAAAAGATATTGCATATAATCCTGCTATACCAACTAGAGCATATATGATTCTTGTAAAAGTAGACATATCACCAAATAAAGTGGCAACTAAATCAAATCTGAAGAATCCTATTAAGCCCCAATTTATGGCTCCTATTATAACTAGTACCAATGAAATGATATCTAAACCTTTCATAATAAAGTTACATCTCCTTTATAGAAATTTATAATTTTATTATGTACAATTTTTATTAAATTATAACTTTTAGAGAAAACTTAATTCAGGATTATATGCACTGTTAAAATTGTATATTTCTGTCTATTGGCTGAGACAGTGATATAAAAGTACTTGTTCTTTGAACTCCATCTATAATTTGTATTTTTGTCATAAGCAATTCTTGTAAATGACTTATACTTTTACATATGACTTTGGAGAAAATGGAATATTCTCCTGTGGTGTAATGAAGTTCTACTATTTCGTTAATTTTCTTCAATTCTTCTAGTACATTTAAATATGCAGTTGCCTTATCAAGATATATTCCTATAAAGCAACATACATCATAACCTAATTTGGAATTATCAATGATAAGCTTTGTACCTTTTATAATCCCCAGGTCCTCCATTTTTTTCATTCTTACATGTATGGTTCCTCCACTTACATGACATTGTCTTGCTATTTCAAGATATGGTGTTCTTGAGTCCTTGACTAAAATGTCTAATATTTGAATATCAAGTTCATCTAAACCACTAATATTAAAATTCATCTAAATCAACTCCTACATTTAACAATCAATAATATTATAACAAATATATTGATAATTTATCAAAACAAAATTGAATAATTTTTAATAAGTTTCGTATTTTATAAATATATCAGCTAAAATTTATTAAAATAATAAAAAATAATCAATATACATATTATTATTGCACTTTTTATGGTAATTTTATACATAAAAAGTGCCTTATTTTTGTAATAGTTTTAATTAATAATGAAATGTTGTATAATTATTTTATAAAATTCATAAATTTTTCTGGAGGATTATAATGTTTTTAAAGGAAAAAAACTCTAAAATAGATATTGACTCAAATATACTAAATAAATACAAAATGGATAAAATAGCGTATTTTGACATTGAAACTACTGGTTTTGATAAATATGAAGATGTAATAATGCTTATATCCTTAGGGTGGTTTTTAGATAGAAAATCTTTTTATATAAAGCAGTATTATGCTGAAAATCCTAAGGAGGAAAAAAATATTCTTTCAGCCTTTAAGAAAGATATTAAAAAATATAATGCCTGGTGCTCATATAATGGAAAGGCTTTTGATGAACCTTTTATAGAAAATAGAATGTTAATAAACCATATAGATGATTTTGCAGCACCTTTAGAGCATATAGACCTGTATAGGCTTATAAGGCCCTATTATAAGCAGCTTGGTCTTGAAAGGTGTAATTTAAAAAGTGTAGAAAAATACATAGGCATAAATAGATTGGATCAAATAGATGGAGGAATAAGTGTAGAGCTCTATAATAAATATTTAAAGACCAATGATGGAAGATTACAAGAAATAATAATGCTTCATAATTATGAAGATGTACTAAATCTACCTAAAATATTTAAAGTAGTATTTGATATCGATAATTCTACAAAAATCGTAAGAGATAACAGTATAACAGAAAAGCAGTTGAAATATCTTAAATTTTTATTGCAGAAGAACAATATAAATATAGACACTCATCTTGATAGAATTTCTAAAAGAGCAGCTTCCAAAGTTATAGATGGTCTAATAAAGGGTAATTATGGCTCGGAAGAGGATGTTTTAGATATTATTAATAATAGTTATTAGTAAATATATTAATAATTCATTTATTATCTTTGAGATAAAAAATTAATCTGTAGGGGGTTTAGTTTAATATGAAAGTTAAAGAAATTATGAACAAAGAGTTTTTATATGTTAAAGAGGAGGATACTGTAAAAAAAGTATTGGATTTAATGACGGATAAAAAAGTAAATGGAACTCCAGTAATGAATAATAACATGGAAATTTCAGGTATAGTGGTAAAGGCAGATATATTTAGATTTTTAATGGAGCCAGGTCACTATGACAGCTATCCTATAAGTGCTGTTATGACTACAAATTTAATAACTGCAGAAGAAGAGGAAGAAGTAGAAGAAGCGGCTTTAAGACTTAGAAAAAATAATATAATAGCTTTGCCGGTAATAAATGACAAGAAGGCTTTAGGTTTAATAAGCCTAGAGAATATAGTGGATTATTTTCTAAAAGGAATTAACTAAAAAATAATTTTGGACAAGTATTTAAATTAAGTTTAGAACTAGTGGGAAGAGACGAAGCTCAAGGCAAAGTATAAAGTTCAAAGAACAAATATCAAATGGGGAAAAGCTTCGTCCTTTTTTCCATAGACGCATATATCGTGATTTAAGTTTATATGTTATCAAAAAAATTATACAAACAAAACCTCTAGAAAAACTCCTAGAGGTTTTGTTTATTTCTTTCTTTTATAATTCCCTTTCTATAGGCAAATAGAAGCATTTTTAGATCTTCTATTTGTTTTTGAAGCTCTATGCCTATGTCTGTATCTGCTACTCTCTTTCTTGCAGTAGAATGTTCAAGAACTACTAAGGAGGATAGTATATCAGTTTCTTCCTTTATAGCTTTTTCTGTGGATTCAAAGGGCTGATGAGATATTAATTGAAGGCC
This genomic window from Clostridium pasteurianum DSM 525 = ATCC 6013 contains:
- a CDS encoding DUF378 domain-containing protein, whose product is MKGLDIISLVLVIIGAINWGLIGFFRFDLVATLFGDMSTFTRIIYALVGIAGLYAISFLGRDTDRSIDR
- a CDS encoding ribonuclease H-like domain-containing protein, with the protein product MFLKEKNSKIDIDSNILNKYKMDKIAYFDIETTGFDKYEDVIMLISLGWFLDRKSFYIKQYYAENPKEEKNILSAFKKDIKKYNAWCSYNGKAFDEPFIENRMLINHIDDFAAPLEHIDLYRLIRPYYKQLGLERCNLKSVEKYIGINRLDQIDGGISVELYNKYLKTNDGRLQEIIMLHNYEDVLNLPKIFKVVFDIDNSTKIVRDNSITEKQLKYLKFLLQKNNINIDTHLDRISKRAASKVIDGLIKGNYGSEEDVLDIINNSY
- a CDS encoding CBS domain-containing protein; translation: MKVKEIMNKEFLYVKEEDTVKKVLDLMTDKKVNGTPVMNNNMEISGIVVKADIFRFLMEPGHYDSYPISAVMTTNLITAEEEEEVEEAALRLRKNNIIALPVINDKKALGLISLENIVDYFLKGIN
- a CDS encoding Lrp/AsnC ligand binding domain-containing protein; translation: MNFNISGLDELDIQILDILVKDSRTPYLEIARQCHVSGGTIHVRMKKMEDLGIIKGTKLIIDNSKLGYDVCCFIGIYLDKATAYLNVLEELKKINEIVELHYTTGEYSIFSKVICKSISHLQELLMTKIQIIDGVQRTSTFISLSQPIDRNIQF